The Hemibagrus wyckioides isolate EC202008001 linkage group LG10, SWU_Hwy_1.0, whole genome shotgun sequence genome includes a window with the following:
- the sdhaf2 gene encoding succinate dehydrogenase assembly factor 2, mitochondrial, which translates to MLSTAITRILLHGVRSPLRPAGSVSVLSRLYRGDAPEVEMIEIPLPPWEDRKNETVDIKRKRLLYESRKRGMLENCILLSTFAKRYLESMSESQLREYDRLINEPSNDWDIYYWATEAKPTPDVYQGEVMELLKEFTKNKEMEQRLDAPNLEYLDKSSQ; encoded by the exons ATGTTGTCAACAGCAATAACGAGAATT CTCCTGCATGGTGTTCGCTCTCCCCTGCGTCCAGCTggttcagtatcagtgctgaGTCGCTTGTACCGTGGTGATGCTCCAGAGGTGGAGATGATCGAGATCCCACTGCCTCCATGGGAGGACAGGAAAAACGAGACAGTGGACATCAAGAGGAAGCGTCTGCTGTACGAGAGCAGGAAGAGAGGCATGCTGGAGAACTGCATCCTGCTCAG TACTTTCGCTAAGCGTTATCTGGAGAGCATGAGTGAATCACAGCTGCGCGAGTATGACCGCCTCATCAACGAGCCGAGCAACGACTGGGACATCTATTACTGGGCCACAG aAGCGAAACCTACTCCAGATGTATATCAAGGAGAAGTTATGGAGCTGCTGAAGGAGTTCACTAAGAACAAAGAGATGGAGCAGAGGCTGGACGCTCCAAACCTGGAGTACCTCGATAAAAGCAGTCAGTGA